From a region of the Etheostoma cragini isolate CJK2018 chromosome 22, CSU_Ecrag_1.0, whole genome shotgun sequence genome:
- the pi15a gene encoding peptidase inhibitor 15-A → MKIQLFAVDLILMFMSCGASALATTIPAVSTSLPAANFTNLGAAHSYGTDTTTISKSRRKRFISQNDMLAILDYHNKVRGKVFPPASNMEYMVWDETLAKTAEDWAHACLWEHGPPHLLRFLGQNLSVRTGRYRSILQLVKPWYDEVKDYSFPYPRDCNPRCPLRCYGPMCTHYTQMVWATSNKVGCAVHTCHNMNVWGSVWKRATYLVCNYSPKGNWIGEAPYKVGVPCSACPPSYGGSCSNNMCFPALKTNYLHWFK, encoded by the exons atgaaAATTCAGTTATTTGCAGTAGACCTGATACTCATGTTCATGTCTTGCGGAGCAAGTGCATTGGCAACAACTATTCCGGCTGTCTCCACGTCCTTGCCAGCCGCCAATTTCACCAATCTAGGTGCAGCGCACAGCTATGGAACCGACACCACGACTATTTCCAAAAGCAGGAGGAAGCGTTTCATTAGTCAGAATGACATGCTTGCCATTCTTGACTACCATAACAAAGTAAGAGGGAAGGTGTTTCCCCCAGCTTCCAATATGGAATACATG gtgtgggATGAAACCCTGGCTAAGACAGCTGAGGACTGGGCTCATGCCTGCCTGTGGGAGCACGGGCCACCTCACCTCCTCAGGTTTCTGGGTCAAAACCTCTCCGTCAGGACAGGACG CTATCGATCTATTCTCCAGCTGGTGAAGCCTTGGTACGACGAGGTCAAGGATTACTCCTTTCCCTACCCCCGCGACTGCAACCCTCGATGCCCTCTCAGATGCTATGGACCCATGTGTACCCATTATACACAG ATGGTATGGGCAACATCCAACAAAGTAGGCTGTGCTGTTCACACGTGTCATAATATGAACGTATGGGGTTCCGTGTGGAAACGGGCGACGTATTTAGTTTGCAACTACTCACCCAA GGGTAATTGGATTGGAGAGGCTCCCTACAAAGTAGGTGTACCCTGCTCCGCCTGCCCTCCCAGCTACGGGGGCTCCTGCAGCAACAACATGTGCTTCCCCGCTCTCAAGACAAACTACCTGCACTGGTTCAAATAA